The following are encoded in a window of Rosa chinensis cultivar Old Blush chromosome 4, RchiOBHm-V2, whole genome shotgun sequence genomic DNA:
- the LOC112195964 gene encoding probable aldo-keto reductase 2, translating to MAGVRRMKLGSQGLEVSAQGLGCMGMSAFYGPPKPEADMIKLIHHAVDSGVTFLDTSDVYGPHTNEILLGKALSGGVRDKVELATKFGIRFADNKMVIRGDPAYVRASCEGSLKRLGVDSVDLYYQHRIDTRVPIEVTVGELKKLIEEGKIKYIGLSEASASTIRRAHAVHPITAVQLEWSLWSRDVEEEIIPTCRELGIGIVAYSPLGRGFLSSGANFIETLPNDDARKNFPRFQAENLEHNKTIFERVSDLAARKGCTPSQLALAWVHHQGNDVCPIPGTTKIENFNQNVKALSVKLTPEEMDELESFASADAVKGDRYQTGNSTWMNSDTPPLSSWKAI from the exons ATGGCGGGTGTGAGGAGGATGAAGCTTGGGTCACAAGGCCTGGAGGTGTCAGCTCAAGGACTGGGCTGCATGGGCATGTCAGCCTTCTATGGCCCCCCGAAGCCCGAAGCCGACATGATCAAGCTCATCCACCATGCCGTCGACTCCGGCGTCACCTTCCTCGACACCTCCGACGTCTACGGTCCCCACACCAACGAAATTCTCCTCGGCAAG GCTTTGAGTGGAGGGGTGAGAGACAAGGTTGAACTGGCCACCAAATTCGGTATCAGGTTTGCGGACAACAAAATGGTGATTCGAGGTGACCCGGCATATGTGAGAGCTTCTTGTGAAGGAAGCTTGAAACGACTTGGTGTAGATTCTGTTGATCTCTATTATCAGCATAGGATTGACACCCGTGTCCCCATTGAAGTCACG GTGGGGGAGCTCAAGAAGCTAATTGAAGAGGGTAAAATAAAGTACATCGGTCTGTCTGAGGCGTCAGCTTCAACAATAAGAAGAGCCCATGCTGTTCATCCAATAACTGCTGTGCAGCTGGAGTGGTCCTTGTGGTCAAGAGATGTAGAGGAAGAAATAATCCCTACTTGTCG GGAACTTGGCATTGGCATTGTTGCATACAGTCCTCTAGGAAGAGGATTCTTGTCATCGGGGGCAAATTTCATCGAAACTCTTCCCAATGATGATGCTCGAAAG AATTTTCCCAGGTTCCAAGCTGAAAACCTAGAGCATAATAAAACAATATTTGAGCGAGTAAGTGATCTTGCAGCAAGGAAGGGTTGCACCCCATCTCAACTAGCACTGGCCTGGGTTCATCACCAAGGAAATGATGTGTGTCCTATACCCGGAACCACCAAGATTGAGAATTTTAACCAGAACGTTAAGGCTCTGTCTGTGAAACTGACACCAGAAGAAATGGATGAGCTTGAATCTTTTGCTTCCGCAGATGCTGTTAAGGGTGACAGGTATCAGACTGGCAACAGTACTTGGATGAACTCTGACACTCCACCACTGTCTTCATGGAAAGCCATATAA